In one window of Oncorhynchus kisutch isolate 150728-3 linkage group LG16, Okis_V2, whole genome shotgun sequence DNA:
- the cnpy3 gene encoding protein canopy homolog 3, which produces MVLLTCLTVFLLSALVEGAEKKEGDDEWVHLPNKCEVCKFVSIEMKSAFDETGKTKEVIERNYRFLDGNKGAPPIKYVKSDIRFIEVVENVCQRLSGYNLHKEREGSNRFAKGMSETFSTLHGLVHKGVKVVMDIPYELWNETSAEVADLKKQCDVMVEKYEEVIEDWYKGSQEEDLTTYLCEKHVLKGQDAACLKEEYSKKKGDAAAIAEDKKKKKKKGTKSKDLGGGGGSEGGRQEGEKTMKKKKKEKVKKKKKKGKGKAVSAEKERDGVSSDEDIQKKVALPGKNTEL; this is translated from the exons ATGGTTTTGTTGACTTGTCTAACGGTGTTTTTGCTGAGCGCCTTGGTCGAGGGAgcagagaagaaagagggagatgacGAGTGGGTTCATCTGCCTAATAAATGTGAAG tgtgtaaGTTCGTCAGTATTGAGATGAAGTCTGCCTTTGACGAAACGGGCAAAACCAAGGAAGTGATCGAGAGAAACTACCGTTTCCTTGACGGCAACAAGGGAGCTCCGCCAATCAAATATGTCAAGTC agacATCCGTTTCATTGAGGTTGTGGAGAATGTGTGTCAGAGGCTCTCTGGCTACAACCtacacaaggagagagagggcagcaaCCGCTTTGCCAAG ggTATGTCAGAGACCTTCTCTACCCTCCATGGGCTGGTCCATAAAGGGGTCAAGGTCGTCATGGATATCCCCTATGAACTTTGGAACGAAACCTCTGCAGAGGTCGCTGACCTCAAAAAACAG tgtgaTGTTATGGTAGAGAAGTAcgaggaggttatagaggactgGTACAAAGGCAGTCAGGAGGAAGACCTCACCACGTACCTCTGTGAGAAACACGTTCTGAAGGGACAAGATGccg CCTGTCTGAAAGAGGAGTACTCTAAGAAGAAGGGAGATGCGGCAGCCATCGCCGAggacaagaagaagaaaaagaagaagggaACGAAGAGCAAAgacctgggaggaggaggagggagtgagggcgGCAGGCAGGAAGGAGAGAAGACgatgaagaaaaagaagaaggagaaggtgaagaagaagaagaagaaggggaaGGGAAAGGCCGTATCAgctgagaaggagagggatggggtCTCGTCGGATGAAGACATTCAGAAAAAGGTGGCTCTGCCTGGGAAGAACACAGAGCTGTGA